One Polycladomyces zharkentensis genomic region harbors:
- a CDS encoding DODA-type extradiol aromatic ring-opening family dioxygenase gives MTHSFFIAHGSPLLAVQDIAYTRDLRRLGEKLDRPEAILVFTAHWVSGRLTLTATDEIQDTIHDFGGFPGELYEIAYPAKGSVHVANTVQKLLRDHGIEAVLDAHRGLDHGVWVILRHMYPAADIPVIAASVNPSLPPEEQYRIGAALSSLKKRNILIIASGATVHNFRYMNFDAPDQTDEWAKQFDDWLIDRMGEWDTDSLFHYRRLAPHALRATPDAEHFLPLYIAMGAGDDNRTARVYHQSYQYGSLSHLILQFD, from the coding sequence TTGACCCATTCCTTTTTTATCGCTCACGGCTCCCCGCTCCTCGCCGTACAGGACATCGCATACACCCGGGACTTGCGGCGGTTGGGGGAGAAACTGGATCGACCCGAGGCGATCCTGGTATTCACCGCCCATTGGGTAAGTGGGAGACTGACTTTGACGGCCACGGATGAGATTCAAGATACCATCCACGATTTTGGCGGTTTTCCGGGAGAACTGTATGAGATTGCCTATCCGGCAAAAGGATCGGTCCACGTCGCCAACACGGTGCAGAAGCTGCTGCGAGACCACGGGATTGAGGCGGTGCTGGATGCACATCGGGGGCTGGATCACGGGGTGTGGGTGATTTTGCGCCATATGTATCCGGCGGCGGACATCCCGGTGATCGCGGCTTCCGTCAATCCCTCTCTACCACCTGAAGAGCAGTACCGGATCGGGGCGGCTCTTTCCTCCCTGAAAAAACGCAACATCCTGATCATCGCCAGCGGCGCCACGGTTCACAATTTCCGCTACATGAACTTTGATGCGCCGGATCAGACCGATGAATGGGCGAAGCAATTCGATGATTGGCTGATCGATCGCATGGGGGAATGGGACACCGATTCACTCTTTCACTACCGACGCTTGGCACCGCATGCCCTCCGGGCCACACCGGATGCCGAACACTTTTTGCCGCTGTATATCGCGATGGGGGCGGGCGATGACAACCGTACCGCTCGGGTGTATCATCAAAGCTATCAGTACGGTTCATTGAGCCATTTGATTCTACAATTTGATTGA
- a CDS encoding DoxX family protein — protein sequence MMNLGLLIIRLVVGLTFVGHGLQKLFGWFGGHGLKGTAGWMESIGLRPGWWMALLAGLAEVIGGALFAAGVGTTLGAALIVLTMLVAIFKVHGKNGYWVTNGGIEYNVVLIAVAVGVALIGPGSYVLIG from the coding sequence ATGATGAATCTGGGTCTGTTGATCATTCGATTGGTGGTAGGTTTGACGTTTGTGGGTCATGGTTTACAGAAGCTGTTCGGTTGGTTCGGCGGCCATGGGTTGAAAGGAACGGCCGGTTGGATGGAATCGATCGGGTTGCGTCCCGGTTGGTGGATGGCGTTGTTGGCCGGTCTGGCCGAAGTGATCGGAGGGGCGCTGTTTGCGGCTGGTGTAGGAACGACTTTGGGTGCGGCCCTGATCGTGTTGACAATGTTGGTCGCCATCTTCAAAGTGCACGGGAAAAACGGTTATTGGGTTACCAACGGTGGGATTGAGTATAATGTCGTTCTGATTGCGGTAGCCGTTGGAGTGGCTTTGATCGGTCCCGGTTCCTACGTTTTGATCGGCTGA
- a CDS encoding winged helix-turn-helix transcriptional regulator: protein MHSHHLCPKFEAAFELLGKRWTGLIIRALMDGPRRFRDISDSIPQMSDKMLSERFKELEAAGVLKRHIYPEKPVRIEYALTEKGKALRPVMDAVQAWAEEWVDLEEGN from the coding sequence ATGCACTCACATCATCTTTGTCCCAAATTCGAAGCCGCTTTTGAACTGCTGGGGAAACGGTGGACCGGATTGATCATCCGGGCATTGATGGACGGTCCCCGACGGTTTCGCGACATCTCCGACAGCATCCCTCAAATGAGCGATAAAATGCTGTCCGAACGCTTCAAGGAATTGGAAGCCGCCGGGGTGTTAAAACGCCACATTTATCCGGAAAAACCCGTGCGGATCGAATATGCGCTTACCGAAAAGGGAAAAGCACTGCGACCGGTGATGGATGCCGTTCAGGCATGGGCCGAAGAATGGGTGGATTTGGAAGAGGGGAATTGA
- the ndk gene encoding nucleoside-diphosphate kinase — MEKTFVMVKPDGVQRGLIGEIVSRFEKKGYQLVAAKLMSVSRELAEKHYAEHKEKPFFGELVDFITSGPVFAMVWQGQNVIAGARQMMGKTNPADAAPGTIRGDFGISVGMNIIHGSDSPESAEREINLWFGEQELITYDKTINKWIG; from the coding sequence ATGGAAAAAACGTTTGTGATGGTCAAGCCGGATGGGGTACAACGCGGACTCATCGGCGAAATTGTGTCTCGATTCGAGAAAAAAGGGTATCAGCTCGTGGCGGCCAAATTGATGTCGGTCTCCCGGGAGCTGGCTGAAAAACATTATGCCGAGCACAAAGAGAAGCCGTTCTTCGGCGAATTGGTCGACTTCATCACCTCCGGTCCGGTGTTCGCCATGGTGTGGCAAGGTCAAAACGTGATCGCCGGAGCACGGCAAATGATGGGCAAAACCAATCCCGCCGACGCCGCGCCCGGTACGATTCGCGGTGATTTCGGTATCAGTGTGGGGATGAACATCATCCACGGTTCCGATTCACCTGAGAGCGCGGAACGGGAAATCAATCTCTGGTTTGGTGAACAGGAACTGATCACCTACGACAAAACCATCAACAAATGGATCGGATAA
- a CDS encoding polyprenyl synthetase family protein — MRLQDIYEDLKNDLQLIERELSATVASRDSQLAASAGHLLHAGGKRIRPVFVLLSGRFGRYDLERLKRIAVPLELIHMATLVHDDVIDDAETRRGRKTVRAQWDNRIAMYTGDFIFARALEVVSRIDHPRIHRILSRAIVQMCRGEIEQIRDFYNAGQHLLRYLHRIKRKTALLMAISCQLGALASNASEEIVRVLYRYGYYVGMAFQITDDVLDLTGNEQQLGKPAGSDLRQGNVTLPVIHTLHYGKREDRERILAYLRSRGEEVSLDEVLACVRHAEGIPFSLNLAERYLEKALSMVDALPPCDARESLRMIARFVGTRTY, encoded by the coding sequence ATGAGACTCCAGGATATTTATGAAGACTTGAAAAATGACTTGCAATTGATCGAGCGGGAGCTGTCGGCAACGGTCGCGTCCCGGGACAGCCAACTGGCGGCGTCGGCCGGCCACTTGCTCCATGCAGGGGGGAAACGGATCCGACCTGTTTTCGTATTGTTGTCAGGTCGGTTCGGCCGGTATGATCTGGAGCGGTTAAAAAGAATCGCCGTCCCTCTGGAGCTGATTCACATGGCCACACTGGTGCACGATGACGTGATCGACGATGCGGAGACCCGGCGGGGCAGAAAAACGGTAAGGGCCCAATGGGACAATCGCATCGCCATGTACACCGGGGATTTCATTTTTGCCCGCGCATTGGAAGTGGTCTCCCGGATCGACCATCCGCGGATTCACCGTATTTTGTCCCGGGCGATTGTACAGATGTGCCGGGGGGAGATCGAACAGATCCGCGATTTCTATAACGCCGGTCAGCATTTGCTGCGTTATCTGCACCGAATCAAGCGGAAAACGGCGCTCTTGATGGCGATCAGTTGCCAGTTGGGGGCGCTGGCAAGCAATGCTTCCGAGGAGATTGTGCGGGTGTTATACCGTTACGGATATTATGTGGGCATGGCGTTTCAGATTACCGACGACGTGTTGGATTTGACAGGGAACGAACAACAACTCGGCAAGCCGGCTGGGAGCGATTTGCGACAGGGAAACGTGACATTGCCGGTCATTCATACGCTGCACTACGGAAAAAGGGAGGACCGTGAACGGATTTTGGCGTATTTGCGTTCACGCGGTGAAGAGGTGTCCTTGGACGAGGTGTTGGCATGCGTCCGCCATGCTGAAGGGATCCCCTTTTCGCTCAACCTGGCTGAACGGTATTTGGAGAAGGCGCTGTCAATGGTGGACGCCTTGCCGCCATGCGACGCGCGGGAATCGTTGCGTATGATCGCCAGGTTTGTAGGCACGCGCACGTATTAG
- a CDS encoding menaquinone biosynthetic enzyme MqnA/MqnD family protein, producing MRPLRIGRIAFTNVLPIYHYFEADGLPVELVPMVPSQLNRLMAAGEVDMGPISSFAYAEQYPNYVLLPDLSVSARGRVGSIFLFTRDADLSDLRSAKIALTNTSASSVALLKVLLNGFEGGNPEYITLPPSLGEMMEQADAALLIGDDAIRAQWENPGYRVLDMGWEWYQRTGLDMVFAVWAVRREVVKERPDELYAVYERFFASKERSRLDPIPVIREAQRQLGGDEAFWRKYYNGLCYDLRQPQLEGLEAYYRRAAEIGLLSPNVRIEMLDLPAGTSMGEPR from the coding sequence ATGAGACCCCTGCGAATCGGTCGAATCGCGTTTACGAATGTCTTGCCGATTTACCATTATTTTGAGGCGGACGGGCTGCCGGTGGAGCTGGTGCCCATGGTGCCGTCCCAATTGAACCGGCTCATGGCCGCCGGAGAGGTCGACATGGGACCCATTTCCTCTTTCGCCTATGCCGAACAGTATCCAAACTACGTCCTGTTGCCGGATTTATCAGTCAGTGCCAGGGGGCGGGTCGGTTCCATTTTTTTGTTTACGCGTGATGCCGATTTGTCCGATCTGCGTTCGGCCAAAATCGCGCTTACCAACACCTCGGCTTCGTCAGTGGCGTTGTTGAAGGTACTGCTCAATGGATTTGAGGGGGGAAATCCCGAATACATCACCTTGCCGCCTTCGCTCGGTGAGATGATGGAGCAGGCGGATGCCGCTCTGTTGATTGGTGACGATGCCATTCGGGCACAGTGGGAAAATCCGGGATACCGCGTGTTGGATATGGGGTGGGAATGGTACCAACGGACCGGGTTGGACATGGTGTTTGCGGTTTGGGCGGTACGCAGGGAAGTGGTGAAGGAGCGGCCCGATGAGTTGTATGCAGTATATGAACGGTTCTTTGCCAGCAAAGAACGAAGCCGACTTGATCCCATACCGGTCATCCGCGAGGCGCAGCGTCAACTGGGTGGTGATGAGGCGTTCTGGCGGAAGTATTATAACGGGTTGTGTTATGATTTGCGCCAGCCTCAATTGGAAGGATTGGAAGCGTATTATCGACGTGCCGCCGAGATTGGGCTGTTATCCCCGAATGTGCGGATTGAGATGTTGGATTTGCCTGCGGGCACAAGTATGGGCGAACCAAGGTGA
- a CDS encoding UbiX family flavin prenyltransferase, protein MNAKRFVVGMTGASGAPYALCLLEELLRQGHEVHLVVTEAAWRVLKEEHDWDVSVRETVFRDRWRHLPGRLIHHPIKDIGASIASGSYPVDGMAVIPCSMGTLAKLAAGLSTNLLERAADVMIKEGRPLVLVPRETPLSPVHLENMLRLSRIGVKIVPAMPAFYHRPETLDDIVRFVAGKVLDQMSVPHQLYRRWEGRR, encoded by the coding sequence ATGAATGCCAAACGGTTTGTGGTGGGTATGACGGGGGCGAGCGGCGCCCCCTATGCATTGTGTTTGCTGGAAGAACTGCTTCGCCAGGGACACGAGGTGCATTTGGTGGTAACGGAAGCCGCCTGGCGGGTACTGAAGGAAGAGCACGATTGGGATGTGTCCGTCCGGGAGACGGTTTTTCGCGATCGGTGGCGGCATTTGCCCGGACGGCTGATCCATCATCCGATCAAGGACATCGGGGCTTCAATCGCCTCAGGTTCTTATCCGGTGGACGGGATGGCGGTGATCCCCTGTTCGATGGGGACCTTGGCGAAACTGGCTGCCGGATTGTCCACCAATCTCCTGGAACGGGCGGCGGATGTGATGATCAAGGAAGGACGGCCGCTCGTATTGGTGCCACGCGAGACCCCGTTGTCCCCTGTTCACTTGGAAAACATGTTGCGTCTCTCCAGAATCGGCGTCAAAATCGTTCCGGCAATGCCGGCTTTCTACCACCGTCCCGAAACACTGGACGACATCGTGAGGTTCGTGGCCGGTAAGGTGCTGGATCAGATGTCGGTTCCGCACCAATTGTATCGACGATGGGAGGGAAGGCGATGA
- a CDS encoding UbiA-like polyprenyltransferase, with protein MQWWQKLRIILNMIKFEHTVFALPFAYLGAVLGNVMVEGSLPTWPEIVWITVAMVGARSAAMALNRLIDRHIDAKNPRTAQREIPAGKISVPAVWVFVFFSFLLLFVAAWQLNPLAVKLMPVAVLVLTVYSYTKRFTWACHLVLGAALGLAPMGGWVATTGQLDATAWLLFATVTLWTAGFDVIYACQDIDFDRREGLYSIPARFGLARALRYSAWMHVGTAIGLILLIQITPLSAWYGVGVLIALVILYYEHRIVSPDDLSRLNTAFFTMNGVLSVIVFLFAMADVMLK; from the coding sequence ATGCAATGGTGGCAAAAGCTCAGGATCATTCTCAATATGATCAAGTTTGAACATACGGTGTTTGCATTGCCATTCGCCTATCTGGGGGCCGTACTGGGCAACGTGATGGTGGAGGGCAGTCTGCCCACCTGGCCTGAGATCGTCTGGATCACCGTCGCCATGGTGGGTGCGCGCAGTGCGGCAATGGCGCTCAATCGGCTGATCGACCGCCATATCGATGCGAAAAACCCGCGAACGGCGCAGCGGGAGATTCCGGCTGGCAAAATTTCGGTCCCGGCCGTGTGGGTGTTCGTGTTCTTTTCGTTCCTGCTGCTGTTTGTGGCTGCCTGGCAATTAAACCCACTGGCCGTCAAACTGATGCCGGTCGCCGTGTTGGTGTTGACCGTTTACTCCTACACCAAGCGGTTTACTTGGGCGTGCCATCTGGTGCTGGGGGCGGCGCTCGGTTTGGCGCCCATGGGCGGATGGGTGGCCACCACCGGGCAGTTGGACGCGACGGCATGGCTGTTGTTTGCGACGGTGACGTTGTGGACGGCAGGATTTGATGTCATCTATGCGTGTCAGGACATCGATTTCGATCGCCGGGAAGGGTTATATTCCATTCCGGCACGATTCGGTCTGGCCCGTGCACTCCGCTATTCGGCATGGATGCACGTCGGAACCGCCATCGGTCTGATCCTGCTGATCCAAATCACACCGCTCAGTGCGTGGTACGGTGTCGGGGTATTGATCGCATTGGTGATCCTGTATTATGAGCACCGAATCGTGTCACCCGATGATTTATCCCGTCTGAACACGGCCTTTTTCACGATGAACGGCGTATTGAGCGTGATCGTGTTCCTCTTTGCGATGGCGGATGTGATGCTCAAATGA
- a CDS encoding demethylmenaquinone methyltransferase codes for MSVDQDKMFRSKEQFVHSVFESIAHRYDRMNTILSFRRHKAWRKFTMKMMAVKQGDTAIDVCCGTCDWAIALAEASGTGEIVGLDFSQNMLKEAERKIGERGLDRQIRLIHGNAMALPFADNTFDHATIGFALRNVPDYRHVLREMARVVKPGGQVVSLELSKPTWAPFRAVYYLYFRRILPWLGKWLAGRYEQYRWLPESLVQFPDHKELARIMEEMGVFESVRVYPLTGGIAAVHIGIKKRNA; via the coding sequence ATGTCGGTGGATCAGGACAAAATGTTTCGGTCGAAAGAGCAGTTTGTCCACAGTGTCTTTGAAAGCATTGCCCATCGTTACGACCGGATGAACACGATCCTCAGTTTCAGGCGTCATAAGGCTTGGCGCAAGTTCACCATGAAGATGATGGCGGTCAAGCAGGGCGACACCGCCATCGACGTCTGTTGCGGGACGTGCGACTGGGCGATTGCGCTGGCGGAGGCTTCGGGAACGGGAGAGATCGTGGGGCTGGATTTCAGCCAAAACATGCTGAAAGAGGCGGAGAGAAAAATTGGTGAAAGGGGACTTGACCGGCAAATCCGCTTGATTCATGGCAATGCGATGGCATTGCCGTTTGCGGACAACACCTTCGACCACGCGACGATCGGATTCGCCTTGCGAAACGTGCCCGATTACCGTCACGTATTGCGTGAAATGGCCCGTGTGGTCAAACCGGGCGGTCAGGTGGTATCCCTGGAATTGTCCAAGCCGACCTGGGCACCGTTTCGCGCGGTATACTATCTGTACTTTCGGCGGATTCTGCCGTGGCTGGGCAAGTGGTTGGCAGGACGGTACGAACAATACCGCTGGTTGCCGGAATCATTGGTTCAATTTCCCGATCACAAGGAATTGGCACGCATCATGGAAGAAATGGGTGTATTCGAATCGGTTCGGGTCTATCCCTTGACCGGCGGGATTGCGGCGGTGCACATCGGTATCAAGAAACGGAATGCATGA
- a CDS encoding heptaprenyl diphosphate synthase component 1, translating into MTSVHTEWESIVEEVAHYAENPFVKRCLGRPHVPSFFVQVLYMMLKSHELPVSRIRRLCTATALLQMALDIHETVSLDKPRTEEQMRIRQLTVLAGDYYSSQFYRLLSEQGEVEVVACLAQATCRINEAKMRLYALRDDTRTSSSVWLPLIRRIRGELLAALADFFHAENRWGHPWRPLAERLMALDYLVSPGVKEIFPWLTDESVPTVLLGEIQSRLEGMKHPEARQEWAEAIRRRFASVLGEPLIREG; encoded by the coding sequence ATGACGTCCGTACATACCGAATGGGAATCCATCGTGGAAGAAGTCGCTCATTATGCAGAAAACCCGTTTGTCAAGCGCTGTCTCGGCCGACCCCATGTGCCATCTTTTTTTGTGCAGGTATTGTATATGATGTTGAAGTCGCATGAACTGCCCGTTTCACGGATTCGCCGGTTGTGTACGGCGACCGCTTTGTTGCAGATGGCCTTGGACATTCACGAAACGGTCTCCCTGGACAAGCCCCGAACGGAAGAGCAAATGCGCATACGTCAACTCACCGTGTTGGCGGGTGATTATTATTCCAGTCAGTTTTACCGTTTATTGAGCGAGCAGGGGGAAGTGGAAGTCGTAGCATGTTTGGCCCAGGCAACCTGCCGCATCAACGAAGCGAAAATGCGTTTGTATGCGTTGCGCGACGATACACGAACGTCATCCTCGGTGTGGCTTCCTTTGATTCGGCGAATCCGGGGCGAATTGCTTGCGGCGTTGGCCGATTTTTTTCATGCAGAAAACCGGTGGGGCCATCCATGGCGTCCGCTGGCAGAGCGCTTGATGGCGCTCGATTACCTCGTCTCACCCGGTGTGAAGGAGATATTTCCGTGGTTGACCGACGAATCGGTTCCAACCGTTCTGCTGGGGGAGATCCAATCCAGGCTGGAAGGAATGAAGCATCCGGAAGCGCGCCAAGAATGGGCGGAGGCGATCCGGCGCAGATTTGCTTCGGTATTGGGAGAGCCGCTAATCCGGGAAGGGTGA
- a CDS encoding GerMN domain-containing protein, giving the protein MERLARALFASVFLSVMLAALLSLAPVLSNRESGSLPAFRVEKPVHLTEGTLVDFLSRQPMQMRLHHVEWERNRLSLDLSTARLTSEQYREMYLLIQRTLTQTDNVESVRLTVYDASPATPAPLMTVRATRGDLCESPVQQESGWSYQQLMERFFEVKRY; this is encoded by the coding sequence TTGGAGCGATTGGCCCGGGCGTTGTTTGCGTCGGTGTTTTTGTCCGTGATGCTGGCAGCATTGTTGTCGTTGGCACCGGTGCTGTCAAACCGCGAGAGTGGATCGCTTCCCGCTTTTCGGGTGGAAAAGCCGGTTCATTTGACGGAGGGGACGCTGGTTGATTTTTTATCCCGCCAACCGATGCAGATGCGGCTTCATCACGTAGAGTGGGAGCGTAACCGTTTATCGCTGGATTTGTCGACGGCCCGTTTGACGAGTGAGCAGTACCGGGAGATGTATCTCCTGATTCAGCGTACGCTCACGCAAACGGATAATGTGGAATCGGTTCGTCTGACAGTATATGATGCATCACCGGCGACCCCTGCACCGCTGATGACGGTTCGGGCGACACGGGGGGATCTGTGTGAGAGTCCCGTGCAGCAGGAGTCCGGGTGGTCGTACCAACAACTGATGGAACGGTTTTTTGAGGTGAAACGATACTGA
- the mtrB gene encoding trp RNA-binding attenuation protein MtrB, translating into MEPITSDYIVIKAKENGVNVIGLTRGKDTRFHHSEKLDKGEVMIAQFTEHTSAIKVRGKATILTRYGTIDTDE; encoded by the coding sequence ATGGAACCGATTACAAGCGATTATATCGTGATCAAGGCGAAAGAAAACGGGGTCAATGTGATCGGGTTGACACGGGGCAAGGATACACGATTTCATCACTCGGAAAAGCTGGACAAGGGAGAAGTGATGATCGCACAATTTACGGAACACACTTCAGCGATCAAGGTCCGCGGCAAGGCGACGATTTTAACGCGATATGGAACGATCGACACGGATGAGTGA
- the folE gene encoding GTP cyclohydrolase I FolE yields MRVDHEKIQTAVRMILEAIGEDPDREGLRDTPARVARMYEEVFVGLDQDPGEYFSVIFSEEHEELVLVKDIPFFSMCEHHLVPFFGKAHVGYIPRGGRVTGLSKLARAVEAVARRPQLQERITATVADAIMKKLDPHGVIVVVEAEHMCMTMRGVKKPGSKTVTSAVRGIFAENAAARAEALSLIGIR; encoded by the coding sequence ATGCGAGTAGATCACGAAAAGATTCAAACCGCGGTGCGGATGATCTTGGAGGCGATCGGAGAGGATCCGGACCGGGAAGGTCTGAGGGATACACCGGCTCGTGTGGCTCGAATGTATGAGGAAGTGTTTGTCGGATTGGATCAGGACCCCGGCGAATATTTTTCGGTCATATTCAGCGAAGAGCATGAAGAGTTGGTATTGGTGAAGGATATTCCGTTTTTCTCCATGTGCGAACACCATCTGGTTCCGTTTTTCGGAAAAGCGCATGTCGGATACATTCCCCGCGGCGGTCGTGTGACCGGTCTCAGCAAATTGGCGCGGGCGGTTGAGGCTGTTGCGCGGCGTCCGCAACTGCAGGAGCGCATCACTGCGACCGTGGCGGATGCCATCATGAAAAAACTGGATCCTCACGGTGTGATCGTCGTGGTGGAGGCCGAACATATGTGCATGACGATGCGGGGCGTGAAAAAGCCGGGTTCCAAAACCGTCACATCGGCCGTTCGCGGCATATTTGCCGAAAATGCAGCGGCCCGTGCGGAGGCGCTGAGCCTGATCGGAATTCGCTAA
- a CDS encoding HU family DNA-binding protein — MNKTELIAKVAEKTQMTKKDATQSVEAVLEAITEALKNGEKVQLIGFGNFEVRERAARKGRNPQTGKEITIPASKVPAFKPGKALKDEVNK; from the coding sequence GTGAACAAAACGGAATTGATTGCCAAAGTGGCGGAAAAAACCCAAATGACGAAGAAAGATGCCACCCAATCCGTTGAAGCCGTGTTGGAAGCCATCACCGAAGCGCTGAAAAACGGCGAGAAAGTGCAACTGATCGGGTTTGGCAACTTCGAAGTACGTGAACGCGCTGCCCGCAAAGGGCGCAACCCGCAAACCGGAAAAGAAATCACCATTCCGGCCAGCAAGGTTCCGGCTTTCAAACCGGGCAAAGCGCTGAAGGACGAAGTGAACAAGTAA
- the spoIVA gene encoding stage IV sporulation protein A gives MKKVDIFKDIAERTGGDIYLGVVGAVRTGKSTFIKRFMEQVVIPNISEESDRIRATDELPHSGAGKTITTIEPKFVPNQAVKIHVSEGLDINVRLVDCVGYAIEGAKGYEDENGPRMINTPWFDDPVPFQEAAEVGTRKVIQEHSTLGVVVTTDGSITDIPRYAYEEVEERVVEELKEVGKPFIMVLNSNRPYSEQTQALRQELAEKYDIPVMALSVANMGEEEILQVMKEVLFEFPVHEVNVNLPSWVMVLDEDHWLRQEFENSVRETVKDIRRLRDVDAVVDQFVQYDFIERAALSGMDMGQGIAEIDLYAPDELYDRILTEVVGVEIRGKDHLLELMVEFTRAKREYDKVAEALKMVRTTGYGVAAPTLDEMTLDEPELIKQGSRFGVRLKATAPSIHMIKVNVHSEFAPIIGSERQSEELVNYLMRDFEQDPLRIWESDIFGRSLNSIVREGIQAKLSMMPENARYKLQETLERIINEGSGGLIAIIL, from the coding sequence GTGAAAAAAGTCGATATCTTCAAAGATATTGCGGAACGGACAGGAGGGGATATTTACCTCGGGGTGGTCGGTGCGGTGCGCACCGGGAAGTCGACGTTTATCAAACGGTTTATGGAACAAGTGGTGATTCCCAACATCAGTGAAGAATCCGACCGCATTCGGGCGACGGATGAGCTGCCGCACAGCGGGGCGGGCAAGACAATCACGACGATCGAGCCCAAGTTCGTGCCCAATCAGGCGGTCAAAATTCATGTCAGCGAAGGATTGGACATCAATGTCCGTTTGGTGGACTGCGTCGGCTACGCGATCGAAGGGGCCAAAGGATATGAGGATGAGAACGGCCCCCGCATGATCAACACCCCTTGGTTTGACGATCCCGTTCCTTTCCAGGAAGCGGCCGAAGTCGGCACGCGCAAGGTAATCCAGGAACATTCCACATTGGGCGTAGTGGTGACAACGGACGGCAGCATTACCGACATCCCCCGCTATGCGTATGAAGAAGTGGAGGAGCGGGTGGTTGAGGAGTTGAAAGAAGTCGGCAAGCCGTTCATTATGGTGCTCAATTCAAACCGCCCCTACTCGGAGCAAACGCAGGCGCTCCGACAGGAGCTGGCCGAGAAATACGACATCCCCGTGATGGCACTGTCAGTGGCCAACATGGGTGAAGAAGAGATTCTGCAAGTGATGAAAGAAGTACTCTTCGAGTTTCCGGTTCATGAGGTGAACGTCAATCTGCCGAGCTGGGTGATGGTGCTGGATGAGGATCACTGGTTGCGTCAGGAATTTGAGAACTCCGTCCGTGAAACGGTAAAGGATATCCGGCGTCTGCGCGATGTCGATGCCGTGGTGGACCAATTCGTGCAGTACGACTTCATCGAGCGGGCCGCCCTCTCCGGTATGGACATGGGGCAAGGTATTGCCGAGATCGATCTGTACGCGCCGGATGAATTGTACGATCGAATCCTGACCGAAGTGGTCGGAGTCGAAATTCGCGGAAAGGATCACTTGTTGGAATTGATGGTGGAGTTCACGCGAGCCAAAAGGGAATATGACAAGGTAGCGGAAGCGCTGAAAATGGTCCGGACGACCGGTTACGGGGTAGCCGCGCCGACGCTGGACGAAATGACGCTGGATGAGCCGGAGCTGATCAAACAGGGTTCCCGGTTCGGGGTCCGGCTCAAGGCGACGGCACCGTCGATTCATATGATCAAGGTGAATGTACATTCCGAGTTTGCCCCGATCATCGGATCGGAAAGGCAAAGCGAAGAGCTGGTCAACTACTTGATGCGTGATTTCGAACAGGATCCATTGAGAATTTGGGAATCGGACATTTTCGGCAGGTCGCTCAATTCGATCGTGAGGGAAGGCATTCAAGCCAAATTGTCGATGATGCCGGAAAACGCCCGTTACAAACTGCAGGAGACACTGGAGCGGATCATCAATGAAGGTTCGGGCGGACTGATTGCCATCATCTTATAA